The sequence CGGCAAGAAGATCATGGAAGGCGCATCAAAGGACCTTAAGCGCATCACGCTGGAACTGGGCGGCAATGATGCCTCCATCGTCCTGCCCGACGCCGATGTGTCGAAAGTTGCCGAACAGCTGTTTTGGTCCAGCTTCTCCAACGCCGGACAGATCTGCGTCGCGGCGAAACGCATCTATATCCACGAAGATATCTATGACGAGATGTCCGCCGCGATTGCCGAAGTCGCCAAGAACGTAAAAGTCGGCGACGGAAGCGAGCAAGGCACAGGCGTTGGCCCGATCCAGAACAAGAAGCAGTTCGACCGCGTTGTCGAGCTGATCGAAGACGCCAAAGCGAACGGCTACAAATTCCTGACCGGCGGCGATGTCGATCCCTCAGGCACCGGCTATTATGTGCCGATCACAATCATGGACAACCCGCCGGAATCCGCGCGCATCGTGGCCGAAGAACAGTTCGGCCCCGTGATGCCGCTGATGAAATTTGCGACCACCGACGAAGTGATCCAGCGCGCCAACGATTCCGAATATGGTCTGGCGGGCGCAGTCTGGACCGGCGACACCGATAAGGGCGTCGAAATCGCCGAGCAGCTGGAAACCGGCACGGTGTGGATCAACGAGTATATGCACCTCAGCCCCTTCGCCCCGTTCGGCGGCCACAAACAGTCCGGCTTCGGCGCGGAATACGGCGTGGAAGGCCTGAAGGAATTCACTTACGCGCAGGTGATCACAGTGAAGAAAGACGCCATGGCTTGAGGGCTCTGGGCTCTGGGCAGGAAATTGATCGAAGGCTGTGCTCTATTATAGCCTTCGATCAACTAGTCTTCCGTATTGGCAGGATCCCCGAGCAATTCGGCGATGTCTGGTTCTATGCCGTCCTCGTTTGAGACCTCCGACAATTTGCGCAGAAAGAATGCTGAGCAACGAAGGATGTGCAGAGCTTCGTGTGGAGCATACGTATTTTCGACATGCATGGTTGCGTTACGCCAAGGGTTTCTGACGGCATCCAGATGAGCGTACATATCTTCAAACTTGCTGCCATCTGATCCGGGCAGGCGTTTTGCTTTTGGCCAATTCTCATCAACTTTCGTGATGATTGTCTTGAGTATTATGCCCCAGTTCTTTTCAGCCGCTTTTGCCGGATTAGGAATACCTAGCCGCTTTGCTACCGCCTTGATGCCAACCTCTAACATTCTCATCGAATGAAATACTGAAGCTGTGAAGCGTCCGAGGGCCAAGCACTTAGCTGCCTCTTCGACTTCGAAAGCGGCAGTCGGAAACATGGATGAGAACCCGGCCATCTGAACCAAATCATCAGCGGAGTTAAAAAACACTCCCTCATCAGGATTTAGCGCGAACATTCGAACTTCGACTAGATAGTCAGCAAATCGACTCTCGACATCGTTTATTGAAGTGATCGCTTGCCTTACCGTGAGTACACACGGCTCCTGATCAAGAGCCTTCAATAGTCGTTCGGTTGCCACAATTGACAGCCGAGCCCCAAGATTCCCTGCCTCTTTTTGAAACGCTTCTATTTGAGGCCTCAAGAGGTCAACACTCGCGGGAATTAGAGCGTCATTGTAAGCTGTTTCAAGGCCGCTAAATATTTGATGAATGCGAGCGAGGTTCGTAGTTGCTCCTAAGAGAGCACCTGTATCTACTTCTTGCATCAACTACTCTCCAGAAGGCTTTGCTCGCCGCTTCGCCAGATCATAGACGGGGCCGAAACGCACAAGCGCTGCGCCGATCAGCGGCAGCGCGATGATCCAGAGTCTTACTCCAGTTACGCCTAGCGGGCTCGCAATGCTGAGCACGGCGGTGCTGGCGAGGCCCGCGCAGGCCAGCAGCAATCCGGTGATCAGTCGCCAATGCGGGACGTCACCTTTGTCTGACGGGGCTGAGCCTGCGCCTGCTTGTTCGTAGCGCGCGAAGATCATCACCAACGGCAAAGTGACGGCGATATAGATGGCGAACCACACGGGGCGCATCAGCCACCATTCGGCAGTTCCCGGTATCACTTCCAGCCCGATCCCGCCCAGCATATAGGCCGCGACGAGCACCAGCACGAAGGCGGTGAGGTGCCACAGATAGATCGTCATGATCATCCCGTTCATCAGCACCACGGCGGTCCATATCTTGAGGTTATCGAGCATCCGCCGCGCTTGCGGCTCCAGCGCCAAAGCTATGCCCGTCTGCGCGATGCCTAGCGCCAGCAACGCCAAAGTGGGCGGCATCGAATTGCTCAGATCATTACCCGGCACGCCGATCATCGCGACCGGATAGGGGCCGAAGCGGACCAGCAGCGCGAGCGATATGAGGCCTGCGAGCCCCGTCAGCACCGCGCGGCTTGGCTTTGCAAAATAACCTTCGCTCCACGCGTAGCCGAGCTGATGGACAGCCAGCCAGACGAAGGCGAAGTTGGTGAAATTGAGATAAGGCACGCCATATTGCAGCGTCAGAATGTCGACCGCAATGGCTCCGGCCATCAGTGCGAAAAAGGAACCAAGGCCCCAGCGCCTCCACGCCGCATGGGTCAGCGGAACAACCGCCGTCACCATGATGTAAACGGACAAGAACCAAACCGGGATCAGCGCCAATTGCGCCGCCAGCGCCACGATCGTGCGCTCCACACCCATCGCCGTTCCGAACGCCGCAATCACCGTCCAGATGATAAACAGCGGCAGCACCGGATAGATCAAGCGGCGAAAGCGGCTGGTGAACCAATGGGCATAAGTGCCATCCTCACGCCGGTTGGCGGACCACGAAACACCGTTGGAAAACCCGCCGACGAGGAAGAAGATCGGCATCACCTGAAAGCCAAGCGTCAGCCACTGCGTCCAAGGCAGGAGCTCCAGCAAGTTCGCGCCGTTCACCGCGCCGTTTTCGACAAAGGGAGCCGCAACCAGCCAATGGCCGATCACCACCGCCATGATCGACAGGGCGCGCAGAAAATCGACATAGCGATTGCGCTCGGGCGGAGCCTTTTCCGCCATATCGCGCGCGCGGGTCCAGATGTTTTTCTTGGCCTTCGTCTCGCTCATTCTACCCCCTGAACACCACCGTGCGCGGGCCGTTCATCAGCACGCGCTCTTCCAGATGCAGGCGGACTGCCTCGGCCAGAACGCGGCTTTCGATGTCGCGGCCTTTGCGGACCAGTTCTTCTGGGCGGTCGGCATGGCTGATCGCCTCGACATCCTGATGGATAATCGGCCCTTCATCGAGGTCGGCAGTGACATAATGCGCCGTCGCACCGATCATTTTGACGCCGCGTGCGTGCGCCTGGTGATAGGGTTTTGCGCCCTTGAAACCGGGCAGGAAGCTGTGGTGGATATTGATGCAGCGGCCAGAGAAATGCGCGGTCTGCTCGTCCGACAATATCTGCATATAGCGCGCCAGCACCACCAGCTCGGCACCAGCCTCCTCAGCGATGGCGCGAATTTGCGCTTCCTGCTCGGGCTTCGTCTCGCGTGTCACCGGCAGATGATGAAATGGAATATCGCCCACATCAGTATGACTGATCGCTGCCCTAGGATGGTTGGAGACAATCGCCACCGGTTCCATCGGCAATTCGCCAATCCGCCAGCGATACAGCAAGTCTGCAAGGCAGTGATCGAACTTGCTGACCATCAGCATCACGCGGCGCGGCCGGTCACGCAGGGCCAGTTTCCAGTCCATGTTATATTCGGCGGCGAGCGGCGCAAGGCCTGCGCGAATATCCTCGCGGCTGGTCTCTCCCGGATCAAACTCGACCCGCATGAAGAACTGGCCGTCATCTATGTCATTAAACTGCTGCGCCTCCAGCACATTCCCCCCGCGCTCAAATAGAAAGGTCGTGACCCGCGCGGTGATACCGGGCCGGTCAGTGCAGCTGAGGGTGAGGACGAGCGCGTCAGACATATCTTACCGCCCGGACAGAGCCGCTTCGCTTTCGGCCATCAGGCTGGCGACGATATCCGCCACGGGCTCTTCTTCCTTGACCATGCCGACACTTTGGCCGGCCATCAGCGAGCCGTTCTCAACATCGCCATCGATTACCGCTTTGCGCAAGGCACCGGCCCAATAGTGCTCAATCTGCAGTTGCGCCTCCAGCATCGGAATGCCTTCGCTGTCGAGAATAGCGGCAACTTCGCGCTGCTTGGCGGTGAACTCTTCGGTGCCTTTGTTCTTGAGCGCACGCACGGGAATTACCGGCAAGCGCGGATCGACTTGCACCGATGCAATCGCATCGCGGGCATTGGCTCGGAAGAAGGCTTTCTTGAAATTCTCATGCGCGATGCTTTCGGTCGCGCAGGCAAAGCGCGTGCCGAGCTGGACGCCGACTGCGCCCATCTCAAGATAACCTGCAATGGCCTCACCGCGCCCGATACCGCCGGCGACGAATACCAGATGATCCTCAGCCAACGCGGGCAGGAATTCCTGCGCCAATACGCTGGTGGATACGGGGCCGATATGGCCGCCGGCTTCCATGCCCTCGATTACCAAAGCGTCGCCGCCAGAGCGCAGTAGCTTCTTAGCCAACGCCAGTGTCGGGGCGAACACGATGACTTTCGCGCCGAACGCCTTGATCGCCTCGACACTACCCTTGGGCGGAATGCCGCCGGCCAGCACAACGTGAGTAACGCCATGTTTCGCGCAAACTTCGATCAGGTCGAAAATTTGCGGATGCATGGTGATCAAATTCACGCCGAAGGGTTTGGAAGTCAGCTTTTTCGTTTCGGCAATTTCAGTGTCGAGCAGATCTGGCGTCATCGCTCCGCAGGCAATGACGCCGAAGCCGCCTGCATTGCTGATCGCGGACACGAGGCCCCGTTCGCTCACCCAGCTCATCGCGCCGCACAGAATGGCATGTTCGCTGCCAAGGAAATCGGTGCCGCGCTGCATCAGCTGGCTAGTTTTGGTGAAAGCGGTCATTGAAACTCCGGAAAAACTAATTGGATTTGCCATAGGGCGGTCATGTTTGCGCGGCAAGAACAGTGGGGCTGGCTAGTAGATTGGCGAGTCGCGCAACAGATCGGTTCAGTCGATCAGACTGACGCTAATAATCGGTTCGGCGACTTGCCCGCCGTGTGATAGAACAATGGCATAATCTAAAAGGAGAGAGTCGATGGCTGAAGCAGATCCCCAAATTTCAGGTTGCCCCTTCAACGCAGCGAAAGGCGAACAGCGCAAGCTGACCGGCCGCGGAAACAGCGATTGGTGGCCCGATGCACTGCAACTCGATATCCTGACGCAGAACGGCGTATCACCTGATCCGATGGGCGCGGATTTCGATTATGCCGAAGCATTCAACACCATCGATTATACCGCGCTGAAGGCTGACCTGACGGCGCTGATGACCGACAGTCAGCCGTGGTGGCCGGCCGATTACGGCAATTACGGACCATTCTTCATTCGCATGGCGTGGCACGCGGCAGGCACGTATCGCACGGCTGATGGCCGCGGCGGAGCATCCAGCGGGCAACAACGCTTCGCCCCGCTCAACAGCTGGCCGGACAATGGCAATCTCGACAAGGCGCGCCGCCTGCTTTGGCCGATCAAGCAAAAATACGGCAAGAACATCAGCTGGGCTGACCTGTTCATCCTGACCGGCAATGTCGCCATTGAAAGCATGGGCGGCCCGGTCTTCGGCTTCGGCGGCGGACGTGCGGATGTCTATGCGCCAGAAACCGATGTCTATTGGGGCACAGAGGAAATGTGGGTCGATGAAGGCGTCGAAACCCGCATTCAGCCTGACAAGAATTGGGAGCTCGAGGATCCGCTCGGCGCGATCCAGATGGGCCTCATCTACGTCAATCCAGAAGGTCCGGGCGGCAATCCCGATCCGCTGCAATCGGGGCGCGATATGCGCCAGACATTCGAGCGCATGGCGATGAATGACGAGGAAACCGTCGCGCTGACCGCTGGCGGCCACGCATTCGGCAAGGCGCATGGCGCAAAGCCATCCGACACATTCGGCAGCGCGCCTGAATCCGAAGCGATGGAGCTGATGGGCTTTGGCTGGCTCAACGATCAGGATGAGATCAACAAAGGCCATATCACCACTTCAGGCATCGAAGGCTCATGGTCGAACACACCGACAGCATGGAATGGCAACTACTTCCGCCTGCTGCTCGATTATGATTACGAGCTGGTTCACTCGCCAGCGGGCGCGCAGCAGTGGCAGCCGATCGACCAGAAGGAAGAAGACATGGCGCCCGACGCGCGTGACCCTTCCAAGAAGGTGCCGACCATGATGACGACCGCCGATATGGCGCTGAAGATGGACCCGGAATATCGCAAGATTTCCGAACGCTTCCGCAACGATCAGGCGGCGCTTGACGATGCGTTTGCAAGGGCATGGTTCAAACTATGCCACCGCGATATGGGACCGAAAGCCTGCTATCATGGCCCAGAAGTCCCAAGCGAAGATCTGATCTGGCAGGATCCAATTCCAGCCGGAAGCACGCCATCGGATGGCGACGTGTCATCATTCAAGTCCGCCATTCTAGGCAGCGGCCTCAGCACCTCCGAACTGGTGAAAGCGGCTTGGGCTTCAGCCTCTACGTTCCGCCAGTCGGACAAGCGCGGCGGCGCCAATGGTGCCCGCGTTCGCCTTGCTCCGCAGAATGGCTGGGCCGTCAATGATCCGGCTGAATTGAAGAAGGTTCTCGCCAAGATCGACGAGCTACGCGGCAATCTGTCGATGGCCGATGCCATTGTGCTGGCGGGTACGGCCGCGGTCGAGAAGGCAGCTCATGACGCTGGCTTCAAGGTAAGTGTTCCCTTCACCGGCGGACGCGGCGATGCGAGCGACGAGCAGACCGATGCCGAAAGCTTCGATCCGCTAGAGCCGCAAGCTGACGGCTTCCGCAACTATCTGAAAACCAAGATGAGCGTGAAAACCGAGGATATGCTGGTGGACCGGGCAAACCTGCTTGGCCTGTCGATCCCCGAGATGACCGTTCTGGTCGGAGGCCTGCGCGTATTGGGTGCCAATAGCGGCAATTCCAAGCACGGCGTGCTCACCGATACTCCGGGCCAGCTCAACAATGCGTTCTTCGTCAACCTGCTCGATATGGGCACGGCGTGGAAGACCGTGGACGAGAGCGGCGACGAGGAATTCGTCGGCAGTGACCGGGCAAGCGGAGCCCAGAAGTGGACTGCCACCCGCACCGATCTGGTGTTTGGCTCCAATTCACAGCTGCGCGCCGTTTCGGAAACCTATGCCGAAAATGGTAACGAGCAAATGTTCGTCGATCACTTCATCGCGGCATGGACCAAGGTGATGAACGCGGACCGCTTCGATCTGAAGTAGGCCGCAAGCAATACCAAGAAGGAGCCCCCGGCGTGAAAGCGTTCGGGGGCTTTTCTATGTGTAGCTGATCTGGACCTTACCGGCAGCTTCGGCAGCGATCCGCCGCGCATCATCGGTATTGCCAGCCACTGCCAAAGCCACGCCCATGCGGCGGTAAGGCCGCGAGGTTGGTTTGCCGAATATGCGGACGTCGACTGTGCCGCCCTCGGTCGCCAATGCTTCGGCTAGACCGTCATAGGACAGTGTTTCGCTATCACGGTCCGCTAGGATCACTGCCGAAGCAGAAGGCCGGGCAAGGAGCCTAGCGGGGATCGGCAGGCCCATGATCGCGCGGGCATGCAAGTCAAACTCGGTCAGGTTCTGCGAGCAGAGCGTGACCATACCCGTGTCATGCGGGCGCGGCGATAGTTCTGAGAAGATGACCTCATCATCCTTCACGAAGAACTCGACGCCAAACAATCCGTAACCCGCGCCATTTCCAGCCAGATCATCGACGACCTTTCGCGCCATCTCCTGCGCGGCGGCAATCGCTGCATCGGACATGGCCGCGGGCTGCCAACTTTCCTGATAATCACCGCGTTCCTGCCGGTGGCCGATGGGCGGGCAAAAACTGACGCCGTCTTTGTGGCGGATGGTCAGCAGTGTGATCTCGTAATCAAAGTCGACGAATTGCTCGACGATTACGCGGGCCCTGTCGCCGCGCATATTGTCGACCGCATAGTTCCACGCAGTCTCGAGCTCTTCCGCTGTGCGAACAGTGCTCTGCCCCTTGCCGGACGACGACATAACCGGTTTAATCACACATGGCAGACCAGTGAATTCAGCGCCCGCAAGCACCTCGCCCAAGCTCTCGGCATATTTGTAGCGCGAGGTGGTCAGCCCCAGTTCCTGCGCCGCGACATCGCGGATGGCATCGCGGTTCATGGTCAGCTGGGTTGCGCGCGCGGATGGCACCACGTTGACGCCAGATGCTTCCACTTCTGCGAGCACCTCTGTGCGGATCGCCTCAACCTCCGGCACAACAAAGTCCGGCTGATGCTTCTCTATCGCAGCCCGCAGCTTCTCGCCGTCGAGCATAGAAAAGACTTCGCTTACGTCCGAAACCTGCATCGCTGGAGCGCCTGCATAGGCATCGCACGCAACCACATAGGCGCCGAGCCGCTTCGCAGAAATCGCAAACTCACGGCCCAATTCGCCTGAGCCGAGTAGGAGAATTTTGGCGGTGAAAGCCAAGGGCTAAGCCGCATCCTCGGCGTCCAACCCGTAAGCCGTGTGCAACACGCGCACAGCCAGCTCGGTCTCATCCTCGTCGATCATCACACTGACTTTGATCTCGGAAGTTGAAATCGCCTGAATGTTGATTCCGCGATCTGAAAGCGAACGGAACATCGTGCTCGCGACACCCGCATGGCTCTTCATGCCCACGCCCACGACACTGATCTTCGCAATGTGATCGTCCGTGATGATCCGGCCAAACCCGATGGCGCCCTTATGCTCTTCCAGTAGAGCCTGCGCGCGCGGCAGGTCGGTCTGCGGGATTGTGAAGGTCACGTCAGTCTCGCCTTTGTCGCGGCCAACGTTCTGGATGATCATATCCACGTTGATGCTGGCGGCGGCGAGCGGTTCGAAGATATGCGCCACCGCGCCCGGCTTATCAGGGACGCGGGTGAGGATGATCTTCGCCTCGTTCTTGTCATGGGCGATGCCCGTCACGTGCTGGCGTTCCATTTCGCCTTCCTCCAAAATGCGATCCATCTCCTCTTCGGAGACAATCATTGTACCGGGTAAATCATCTGCGGGCGGGCTGTCGTCACCCAAGAAGCTGGAAAGGACCTGCACCCGCACGCCCTCTTTCATCGCCAGCCCGACCGAGCGGGTTTGCAGCACCTTCGCGCCGACCGAGGCAAGCTCCAGCATTTCCTCGTAAGTCACGGCTTTCAGCTTGCGCGCCTTGGCCACGATGCGCGGATCGGTGGTGTAAACCCCGTCGACATCGGTATAAATATCGCAGCGATCCGCGCCGATGGCGGCGGCGATAGCGACAGCCGACGTATCCGATCCGCCGCGCCCCATCGTGGAAATGCGGCCATTCTCCGACACGCCTTGAAAGCCCGGGATGATCGCAATCTCGCCGCTTTCCATGCTTTCGATCATGGCAGCGGCATCGACGGTCTGCACCCGCGCCTTGGAATGCGCCTCAATCGTGCGGACAGGCACTTGCCAGCCGAGCCAGCTGCGCGCCTTTTCGCCCAGCGCCTGCAATGTCAGCGCCAGCAGGCCGGATGTGACCTGTTCGCCGCTCGATACGACAACGTCATATTCCGCCGGATCGAACATTGGGTTCGCCTCGCGGCAGAAGTTTACCAGCCGGTCAGTCTCGCCCGCCATCGCGGATACGACCACGGCAACCTGATTGCGCTCCCCGTTTTGGCCAGCGGCCTGACGGCGCACAATATTCGCCACGCGGCGAATGCGCTCTGTCCCGGCCATCGACGTGCCGCCAAATTTCATCACTATGCGGGCCAACTTGCGTGAGACTCCTGCTGGATTGACGTGAAAGCGGCTGTTACGGTCGGGACATGGCCAATGCAACTGTCTCAAATGAAACCATCCGTCCGTCCGAGGCCGAGCACTTCGGCAAGCTCGCCGCCGAATGGTGGGACCCGAAGGGCAGTTCGGCGATGCTGCATAAGCTCAACCCCGTCCGCCTGCGTTTCATCCGTGAGGCAATCGACACCCATTGGGGCGGCGATGTGGAAAGCGTGAAGCCGCTGGCAGGCAAGACCGCGCTGGATGTCGGTTGCGGCGCAGGCCTGCTGTGCGAACCTCTGGCGAGAATGGGCGCGGCGGTGACCGGCGTGGACGCTGCGGCGGAGAATATCGCGGCGGCACAGGCCCACGCGGCGGGCGGCGG comes from Altererythrobacter sp. ZODW24 and encodes:
- the purT gene encoding formate-dependent phosphoribosylglycinamide formyltransferase, with product MAFTAKILLLGSGELGREFAISAKRLGAYVVACDAYAGAPAMQVSDVSEVFSMLDGEKLRAAIEKHQPDFVVPEVEAIRTEVLAEVEASGVNVVPSARATQLTMNRDAIRDVAAQELGLTTSRYKYAESLGEVLAGAEFTGLPCVIKPVMSSSGKGQSTVRTAEELETAWNYAVDNMRGDRARVIVEQFVDFDYEITLLTIRHKDGVSFCPPIGHRQERGDYQESWQPAAMSDAAIAAAQEMARKVVDDLAGNGAGYGLFGVEFFVKDDEVIFSELSPRPHDTGMVTLCSQNLTEFDLHARAIMGLPIPARLLARPSASAVILADRDSETLSYDGLAEALATEGGTVDVRIFGKPTSRPYRRMGVALAVAGNTDDARRIAAEAAGKVQISYT
- the purU gene encoding formyltetrahydrofolate deformylase, which encodes MSDALVLTLSCTDRPGITARVTTFLFERGGNVLEAQQFNDIDDGQFFMRVEFDPGETSREDIRAGLAPLAAEYNMDWKLALRDRPRRVMLMVSKFDHCLADLLYRWRIGELPMEPVAIVSNHPRAAISHTDVGDIPFHHLPVTRETKPEQEAQIRAIAEEAGAELVVLARYMQILSDEQTAHFSGRCINIHHSFLPGFKGAKPYHQAHARGVKMIGATAHYVTADLDEGPIIHQDVEAISHADRPEELVRKGRDIESRVLAEAVRLHLEERVLMNGPRTVVFRG
- a CDS encoding aldehyde dehydrogenase family protein: MPTQYRNLIDGELVETAGTMEVLNPATEQVIGLVPSCGADELDRAVAAARKAFKTWSKTPIDDRRAVIKAMSGAIKENADELFRLLTSEQGKPHDQAKGEIYGAAGMMAAQSTLSLDDVINEDSDTRLSRTRRVPVGVVGGIVPWNFPVMMAMQKIAPAMLSGCTIVLKPSPFTPLATLRIAELIKDIVPAGVVNIITGEDSLGPLITEHADIDKITFTGSTATGKKIMEGASKDLKRITLELGGNDASIVLPDADVSKVAEQLFWSSFSNAGQICVAAKRIYIHEDIYDEMSAAIAEVAKNVKVGDGSEQGTGVGPIQNKKQFDRVVELIEDAKANGYKFLTGGDVDPSGTGYYVPITIMDNPPESARIVAEEQFGPVMPLMKFATTDEVIQRANDSEYGLAGAVWTGDTDKGVEIAEQLETGTVWINEYMHLSPFAPFGGHKQSGFGAEYGVEGLKEFTYAQVITVKKDAMA
- the katG gene encoding catalase/peroxidase HPI; translation: MAEADPQISGCPFNAAKGEQRKLTGRGNSDWWPDALQLDILTQNGVSPDPMGADFDYAEAFNTIDYTALKADLTALMTDSQPWWPADYGNYGPFFIRMAWHAAGTYRTADGRGGASSGQQRFAPLNSWPDNGNLDKARRLLWPIKQKYGKNISWADLFILTGNVAIESMGGPVFGFGGGRADVYAPETDVYWGTEEMWVDEGVETRIQPDKNWELEDPLGAIQMGLIYVNPEGPGGNPDPLQSGRDMRQTFERMAMNDEETVALTAGGHAFGKAHGAKPSDTFGSAPESEAMELMGFGWLNDQDEINKGHITTSGIEGSWSNTPTAWNGNYFRLLLDYDYELVHSPAGAQQWQPIDQKEEDMAPDARDPSKKVPTMMTTADMALKMDPEYRKISERFRNDQAALDDAFARAWFKLCHRDMGPKACYHGPEVPSEDLIWQDPIPAGSTPSDGDVSSFKSAILGSGLSTSELVKAAWASASTFRQSDKRGGANGARVRLAPQNGWAVNDPAELKKVLAKIDELRGNLSMADAIVLAGTAAVEKAAHDAGFKVSVPFTGGRGDASDEQTDAESFDPLEPQADGFRNYLKTKMSVKTEDMLVDRANLLGLSIPEMTVLVGGLRVLGANSGNSKHGVLTDTPGQLNNAFFVNLLDMGTAWKTVDESGDEEFVGSDRASGAQKWTATRTDLVFGSNSQLRAVSETYAENGNEQMFVDHFIAAWTKVMNADRFDLK
- a CDS encoding nitronate monooxygenase, yielding MTAFTKTSQLMQRGTDFLGSEHAILCGAMSWVSERGLVSAISNAGGFGVIACGAMTPDLLDTEIAETKKLTSKPFGVNLITMHPQIFDLIEVCAKHGVTHVVLAGGIPPKGSVEAIKAFGAKVIVFAPTLALAKKLLRSGGDALVIEGMEAGGHIGPVSTSVLAQEFLPALAEDHLVFVAGGIGRGEAIAGYLEMGAVGVQLGTRFACATESIAHENFKKAFFRANARDAIASVQVDPRLPVIPVRALKNKGTEEFTAKQREVAAILDSEGIPMLEAQLQIEHYWAGALRKAVIDGDVENGSLMAGQSVGMVKEEEPVADIVASLMAESEAALSGR
- a CDS encoding acyltransferase, coding for MSETKAKKNIWTRARDMAEKAPPERNRYVDFLRALSIMAVVIGHWLVAAPFVENGAVNGANLLELLPWTQWLTLGFQVMPIFFLVGGFSNGVSWSANRREDGTYAHWFTSRFRRLIYPVLPLFIIWTVIAAFGTAMGVERTIVALAAQLALIPVWFLSVYIMVTAVVPLTHAAWRRWGLGSFFALMAGAIAVDILTLQYGVPYLNFTNFAFVWLAVHQLGYAWSEGYFAKPSRAVLTGLAGLISLALLVRFGPYPVAMIGVPGNDLSNSMPPTLALLALGIAQTGIALALEPQARRMLDNLKIWTAVVLMNGMIMTIYLWHLTAFVLVLVAAYMLGGIGLEVIPGTAEWWLMRPVWFAIYIAVTLPLVMIFARYEQAGAGSAPSDKGDVPHWRLITGLLLACAGLASTAVLSIASPLGVTGVRLWIIALPLIGAALVRFGPVYDLAKRRAKPSGE
- a CDS encoding aspartate kinase codes for the protein MKFGGTSMAGTERIRRVANIVRRQAAGQNGERNQVAVVVSAMAGETDRLVNFCREANPMFDPAEYDVVVSSGEQVTSGLLALTLQALGEKARSWLGWQVPVRTIEAHSKARVQTVDAAAMIESMESGEIAIIPGFQGVSENGRISTMGRGGSDTSAVAIAAAIGADRCDIYTDVDGVYTTDPRIVAKARKLKAVTYEEMLELASVGAKVLQTRSVGLAMKEGVRVQVLSSFLGDDSPPADDLPGTMIVSEEEMDRILEEGEMERQHVTGIAHDKNEAKIILTRVPDKPGAVAHIFEPLAAASINVDMIIQNVGRDKGETDVTFTIPQTDLPRAQALLEEHKGAIGFGRIITDDHIAKISVVGVGMKSHAGVASTMFRSLSDRGINIQAISTSEIKVSVMIDEDETELAVRVLHTAYGLDAEDAA